Proteins co-encoded in one Kutzneria chonburiensis genomic window:
- a CDS encoding methyltransferase domain-containing protein, which yields MGEEFDRFAGQWWRPDGPFAMLHWLAAARGALVPLAERPGALLVDLGCGGGLLAPHVAGLGYRHVGVDLVDSALWEARAHGVVPIKGDVLHVPLGDGCADVVVAGEILEHVADLDTAVSEACRLLRPGGRLVLDTLADTYLARLLAVTLAERVPGVPRGLHDPALFVNRERLVRLCAAAGVPLSLRGIRPSVPQLIRWLPRRTGRVELVPSASTAVLFQGRGIKEAG from the coding sequence GTGGGCGAAGAGTTCGACCGGTTCGCCGGTCAGTGGTGGCGGCCCGACGGTCCGTTCGCGATGCTGCACTGGCTCGCCGCCGCCCGGGGAGCACTTGTGCCACTCGCGGAGCGACCTGGGGCGTTGCTCGTCGATCTCGGCTGTGGCGGCGGGCTGCTCGCACCCCATGTCGCCGGCCTCGGCTACCGCCATGTCGGCGTGGATCTGGTCGACAGCGCGTTGTGGGAGGCCCGCGCACACGGTGTCGTGCCGATCAAGGGTGATGTGCTTCACGTGCCATTGGGTGACGGGTGTGCCGATGTTGTCGTCGCGGGCGAGATCCTGGAGCACGTGGCCGACCTCGACACGGCGGTCAGCGAGGCCTGCCGGCTGCTGCGGCCGGGCGGTCGGCTGGTGCTGGACACCCTGGCCGACACGTACCTGGCCCGGTTGCTGGCCGTCACGCTGGCCGAGCGGGTGCCGGGAGTGCCGCGGGGCCTGCACGACCCGGCGCTGTTCGTGAACCGCGAGCGGCTGGTCCGGTTGTGCGCGGCGGCCGGTGTGCCACTGTCGCTACGGGGTATTCGACCGTCCGTGCCCCAGCTCATCCGGTGGCTGCCGCGCCGAACGGGCAGGGTGGAGCTGGTGCCGTCGGCGTCGACGGCCGTTCTGTTCCAGGGCCGGGGGATTAAGGAGGCGGGATGA